TACACCACTTTCATTCTTAGCACTGCCTGCAAAACCGGTCAACCCGTTCGTACCCGTGTTTGGATAACTAGCCGCGCCATAGGTAGAAGGAGCCGTTGAGATCGTTAATAACAATAGAGTTACCGCAAGTAAAAGCATAGAGAATTTCTTCAAAATTTCACCATCCTTTATAATATTATCCTCAAAGACAACTCGATTATATCGTGTAACTCTGGCTGTGACAACACAAAAATTGCAAAAAGACAACAATATTATCTTTTTCGCAACAGCAGATCAGATATAGTGAAAAAACAAAAAAATGAGATCAAGCCACAGCTATTGCCATGTCTTCATCTCAACCATCGATCCTAGTTTTATTTAATTTTGATGTCCAATTCATCCTTCTTGGCTTCCTGCAAATCATCATAGACCTTATCTGGTTTACCATGAAGTTTTAATATCATGGACTCCGGATGGTCCAACTGATTGCTGCTGAAAGAATACATCATTCTGTCTTCCGTTCCACTCCCACCTACCATGGATAACTTGGTCTGCTTCCCATTACGGGAGGTCGAAATGATCTCGATAGGCCGAACGATCTCGTTGAGCGACAACTTCGTTTTGTAATCAATCTCTTGATCTGGCTCATAAACAAGCCTGACCCGAGTTACAAGAGGAGATACCTCAACCTCGGACAACATGACCTCATAACCTCCAAGGGTAAAGGTCTGATTAACGTTGATGATTTCCGTTTTGGGGATAGAGAATTTGGGATCCAGTGCAAAAGAAAGATTCATTTTTTTGGAATATTTATATTTCCGTTCCTTTTCCCCTTTTTCTGAATTTCCCACCACATCTGGAACAACGGAAGAAAGCTGGAACTGAAGATTCACTTGCTCAGGGAGCGGTTTATTTCGATTACGCTCAATTGTATTCCGGCCATAAATGGTATGCTTATCCTTCGAAAAATGCATACCTCCTATATTTCCGTTATCAAGGACATAACCTGTTCTTGCATCCGTCATCTTGGTATTGACTATCGAATAAATCTCTTGCGAAGCATCCGTTCTAGCGGTATACAATACCGTTATCCTGTTCTCATCTGCCAGAACCGCATTCACGGTAAACTGATATATGCCCGATGTAACCGTCCGATCCACGAGTTGTACATAACCATTATTGAGCGTTGAAGTAATCGTAGCACGGTCCATATCCGAAGTTAGCAGGCCACGGAAGGGCTCTAGAACTCCCCAATGGGTTACAGGCTCAGTATATGTTGCCGGTTGTTGCCCATAGTTTCCAATCGGGCCTATAAGAAACCAACCTGCAGCCAGAACCGTGACCAGCACTGCCGTGATCCATTTGACACGAAAGGTCCTACCTGATCGTTTTGTTCTGCCCTTTGCGAGACCACGTTGAATTGCAGCAGTCGTGTCCGCCGGATTCCAGTGCTGCTTCTCTCTTTTCACCTGATATGCGTCTGCAAGAAGTGCTTTCTCCTCCGGGTTAGTGGTCATGCCAATCCCTCCTGTTCTTCATCAATTTGCGCAACTGCTGGAGTCCCTTGTGCTGCCAGGTCTTGATCGTACCTTCCGGTTTGCCGAGGATCGAGGCAATATCCGTCAGTGTCATGTCGTTATAATATTTCAGCAATAATACATGGCGATATTTCGGTTTCACCTTTTGCAAAAGAGATTCCATCGCAATTCGATTATCATCAACGCTGATCATCCAAGACGCCGGAATGCTGTTCTCTATGTCTTCCTTTGCCAGAGGTGTCGCCCGCTTGCGACGTCTCTGTTCATCGATGCAGACATAGATCAGAATCCGAATGATCCACGACTTGAACGCCTTCTCATGGTTCAGCGTACGACGTTTGATCCAAGCCCGGCACGTCATCTCCTGCACAGCTTCCAGCGCATCTTGCCGATTACGCAGGTAACTGTAGGCAATGGAAATGAGCGTATCTTGATGTTCCATAATGGATTGCACAAATACCGTCTCATCTTCGGTCTGTACATAGATCCTCTGGTTCAGCTCTGCTTTTGTTTCCACCCCGCATCCCTCCTTCTCTCTCTTTCTGTGGTATAAGACGGGTGAGTGAAGCAAACGGTTTTATTATTGGCTCATCAAAAAAAGCCCCGCCATCACCTGAGGGAGCTTTTTACATAAGAGTTTCATCGCCAAAATACCGAATGACGTACACACATGAACAATCCAAACAAGATTAACCCTTTTACAAATTACCGATAACTTCGATCCCGTTCACTCCTGTTCATGCAATTTCACTACTAATCAGAGTTCAAACCAGGTTAAACCGCCATCTACCTGCCTGGTTTCTCGCTCCATCTGTTGCATCCAGCTCCGTGCCTCTTGGCCCCACATATGAAACAAACAGTAGATATACGACTCCCCATCCACAACCTCTTCTAACCCGGAAGCCTCTTCTACCCACACTTCAAGGGCTCTCGGCCAGGATGGATCTTCACGTTTTAATACAAAGCCGTTGGCTTGGTGTTCCAAACTATACACTTCGGTAAACGTTAATGCACCTGCCAGACGTTCCACAACTTCGGGTAAAATCGCAGGCTCTGTTGTTCTAATCCCATATTCCCAGCCCATATGTACAACCTCCTTCAGACTTCGTTCGCTCCAGATTGTTGCTTTTGTTCGTGCATTTGATCGATCGAACGATCCAACCACAACTCATACCAGTCCAGAAAATGCAGCCGATTCGTATTGCCCCAATACTGATCAGGATAAATTCCATTTCGGTTAGCCCGGTCATCCACCCAGATTTCTCCGTAGGAAGCTCCGTTAACGATCAGATTCATGGAAATGCCACACCCAAAATCACTGATGCGCAGCATGCCTGCTGACCATTTCGGATCAAAATATTCATGTTCCAACGCTTCCCATTCCTCTTCTTCCTTGCTGTCATCGAACCAGTCATAGTTCCAGTTCCATGCTTCCGTGAATTGAAAAGGGTCTGAGATCGCATTCAGCTCATCATCATAACCAAGCACAGCGTATACACCATCATCCGGGTTCTCCAGACCATAATAAGGCCCTGCACCACTCGTACCCATATGAAGAAGCCATACCTTATAGTCCTCTGGCAACTCAATTTGCCATTTCTGTTCAAATTGAGCAATATCCTTCTGCGTCCACACAGATGCCATTTCATATTCATGGTTCTCTGCGCCGAACAGGTCCAGATCCGAGTCCAGACTTTGGAGAGTGATCAACTTTTCTCGCATACGTTCTAATTGTTCAGTGTACATGGCCTACTTCCCTCCTTTGCCACTTCATCACGTTTGTTCCACGGCATATCCGCGTTGCTGCAACTCATCCAGTGCGGCTGCTGCATCTCGCTCAGGACATAATTGCTTAATCAAGTTCATGGTCACCGGTTTTTCTTCATATATCTCAGCTACAGCTTCCAACGGCACATCCTGGATATCGTAGTACCCTTTGGCCCAATCCACGTAATCTTCCGAGTCTTTATTCAAGTACTCCAGCAAAAATTCTGCACCACCTCTGGCGTCCGCTTCACCTTCCTCGGCCATCGCCATCTGAATCCAGTTACCAACCTTCCATGACAAGCCATTCCCTTCCTGCCATAGGCAAAAAGTCACATTCTCCAGATCCAATGTCTCCTCATGATCCCGCAGAACAGCCATCAATGTCTTCGGCACTTCATCGTACATGCCCGGGTAGATCTCACCATCCTCACGAGCATGCGGACTTAAAGGTGACTCATGATCGAATCCCTTGATCAACGTGCCTGAATTCGTAAATAATACATGCAGATGATCACCTGCGCCGTTATCGATGCTTCCCCATGCCACTCCTGGCTGAAGTTCTTCTTCATAATGATGTACACGCAGCCAGTCTTCCTCCGAAAATATGATATCCAGTGCGGCAAGTATTCTCATCCGTTTACGCAGGGCATCTGCATTCATCATCGTTGTCTCGTTCCAAACCTGCATATGAATCCCTCCTGTTCACCTATGTACACTAAATTCGAATTAATCCATCCAGCGTGTTATTTCCCTGAGTACTTGGTGTCATGACAATTGCGATCCGACTGGCTTCTCTGTAGATGATACACGCATAGTTTCCGGGCTTTAGCTGAAACAGGACCCCTTCACACGTCTCATCAGGCTCCAGTTCACCGCCAGTAACATCATCAGCCGCTCCCAGATAGACGTGCCCAGACGGAACTTGCAGATGATATACCTTTTCCCGTTTCGCTACGTCATCTGAATCTGATTCCACCTCTGCATCCTCCAAGCTCCATTCCACCTCATATACTCCATCCGCACCCAGATTCAGGAACAGACAATGGCCTGCATTCACCTCAGTCAGCTCATCTTCCGGAATGGACCACCAATCCGAAGTATCCTCGAAACGGTGCTTTAACGCTGCCAGATCATACAGGCACAATGTTGCCGTATCTGTAACCATTTGAAATGTTCCTCTCATATTCCCCCGTCCCTTCCTGTCAGATTCAGGTCTGACCTCAGAAATATATTTCATCATTATATCAAGCCTAATTCACGTGTAAAAGGAACACTTGAACCATCTCTGCTTTCGCAACTCTTCATTTCTCGCTCCAAACGGTCGATATAAGCATAACTGACTTTTTTGAACTTGATGGAGGAAGCCAAGCCATGTCAATGAATAATAGAAAAGAACCCTTTCGCTACACATTGAAGGAACCAATTAACTTTGAGATCTATATTCTCAGCATCAACGGGGTCAATGCACCACCTAAACCCATTCAGGCTGAGTTATGTGATATCAGTCGGTCCGGCTGTCAGCTATCATTTCCGCTATCCCTTCCTGTCGAGAATAACGATATTCGGATTGGAATGAATATGCTGCTCTTCGAAGACCCTCTATATATGGAAGGTACTCTCCGCTGGGGTCAAGAAAAAAATACCTCATGGCACTACGGTGTCCAACTCGAAATGCAGGACGGTAACCAGGACCGCCTCTCCCGAGAGATGCGAATGCTTGCAGGACAAGGCAAAATTATTGTGAAATAGCGAGTGGCCATATAGGTTGGTAACCAAAACAAAAAACAAAAAAAACAGCCCAATCAAATTGGACTGTGACGAGATGAAACACATTATGCCGCTTTACTGACTGTCGCTGGTTGTTCCATTTTGGACCAGTTCACGGTTTTTTCGAGAAGTAATGATACCAATACGCCAATAACGAGACCATTGCTTATAATCGGAACAAGATACATGGGCAAGTTTTGAAAGGCTTCAGCAGGAATATTCATTACAGCAACTCCAGTGAGTACCGGCAACGCTACACGATAGATCGTTTTAGAATTAAACGTCGTGCCCTCAAGCGTTCTTAATGCTGTACCGAACATCTGCAGATAGGCTACAAACAGAACGGCACTGCCTACGCTTGGTGGTATTTGTGCAAAAAAGGCTGTAACCGAAGGTGTAAGCCCCATCATACATAACAACCCCGCTCCAATAATAAAGGCAGCACGACGCAGAATGCGAGTGCTCTCCAGGAAGCCGATCGATGATGCAAATAAACCAAATGGCAGCACACCTACACAGGCCGACAACATCGAGAAAAGACCCGTTAACACGTATGAGCGTTGATATTGCTGACGGGTCGTCTCTGCCTGATAAAGTTTCTCTACCGTGCTTAATGTGGTGATCGAATTCGTCATATTCACCAGTCCCACAAAAAATGCAGTAATGACGATTCCCGGTTCCCATCTTGGTGCTCCCCATGGAAACAGCGTTAGGCCTGTTGATGTGTGATTTGGCTGTCCACCATGTTGTCCAGGAAACAATAGACTATAGGCAATCCAGCCTGCCACAATTCCAATTAAGATCGCGTAGTTCCCCAGTTTCCCCTTACCCTTTAATTGAATCCATGCCACCAGAAATGCAATGACAACGGATAGCGCGGCAACCGGCAGATCGAAGCGACCAAACTCCGTATATCCAATCATGCCTTTAAAAAAGTTCATGGTTAATTGAATCGTCATCAGAAACAGCATGGCACTCTTCACCATCGGCGTAAACAGTTTCTGGAGCACTTGCGCCGCGCCTAGCCAGCCCAATATCATCATCGTCAGCCCCGCTAACAGAAAACCTGCAGCCAGGCCACCACCAATGCGCTCCAGACTCATACCTGCCGATGAAGCAGATACAGTCAAGCTCAGCGTCAATCCCCACCATAGTCCTGAAGGACCATCCATGACTGCATAGCGGTGACCAAATACTGCTTGAAGAATACACACCGCTCCGGTAAGGATAAATGCGTGCTGCATGGAGGCAGCAATGGCATCCGGGGACAGATGAAAATTATGTCCGATAGATAACGGAACCACAACAGTATTGGTAAACAGGAAGAAAAACCACTGTATGCCCGCTAAAATCATTGAAGATACGTCTTTCATATTCTTTTGTGAAAAATGCTCTTGATGTCTATTCATTTGTTAGCAATATCCTTTCACTCTTCTGTATCATAAACGCATAAGTGCTTTTAGACTTCGGTTAATAACCGTTCCATCTCCGCGTATTGATGCTGACGCGCATGTACGAGCGGTGTAATTCCGTCCCGATCCGCGATCTGTGGTTCTGCACCATATTGCAAAAGCAAGGCAACAATCTGCTGATGCCGTGGACCGCCATCTCCCAAAATGACTGCTTCCAGCAAGGCTGTCCACCCCAGATTGTTGATATGGTTCACATCCACATCACTGCGTGTCAGCAGAAGCTCTACAATGTCCACATGCCCCCGATCAGCTGCTGGAATAAGGGCTGTACCGCCAAAACGATTCGTTAACCTTGTATCTGCACCTGCTTCAATGGCCAGTTCAACCATGTCATACATGCCCTCGGCACTCGCGTATAACAGCGGATTATCCAATCGTTTGTCCTGGAGATTAATGTCTGCTCCGGCGTCCACTAGCATTCTTGCCGTGTCCATCTTCTTACCGTGCACGGCAGCCATCAGAGGTGTTCGCCCCAATGCATCCCGTTCATTCAACTGGCTACCCTGGGTGATAAACCGAATGACCTCATCGGTATGTCCTGCTCGAGCGGCGTCATGTATTGTTCTAACCACGTTACTTCATCCTCCAATTCAACGTCTTCTCATGCAGTAACTTTCATAGAGAAACCAAGCGCTTTTAGTCAGGTATGCAAATCTAATGTATGTTAACATAAGAACGTAGTATATTAAAAATACATGTTTTGTTGGCTTTCCATACGAATTACATATAGATTGAAGGCAAAGGAGACAACCACTTGGATATCAAACAATGTCGCTATTTCATTGCCATTGCTGAGGAGAAACAGATTACAGCAGCAGCCCGAAGACTTCACATGGCTCAGCCACCCTTAAGCCAGCAGCTTAAGTTAATGGAAGAAGAGCTTGGCGTGATGTTGTTTGAACGCAAAGGACGCATGATGGAACTAACACAGGCTGGTCGCAGCTTCTATGATTATGCGGTCACCTTGACCAAATATATGGAGGAAGCTGTCATGGAGATGCAAAGTTTCCGTCACGGCATACGTGGCAAACTCGCCATCGGCATCAATACCATATCGGATCGTCTGATCCCGCAAGCACTACAGCAGTTCCGTACCACCCATCCACAGGTGACCTATAAAATTCAACAAAATGAATCGGCGCAATTATGCCGACTGCTGGAAGATGGCAAAATTGAACTTGCCTGTGTACGCATGCCTGTCCAGACCGAACGCTATGAGGTGCTGCACCTGCCACAGGAGCCCCTTTTCTATATTTCTTCCACTCCACTGGATAGCCCAACAGAGATGATCCCAGGAGCGGAGATGGGGACCTATTTTGAGCAGCTTACAGGCATCCCTCTACTACTTCCAAGTACAGAAGGACTCGGTATGTTCGAGCTAATTTTGGACAAATTCCGTGAGCATCAGGTCACCCCCTCCATCATGGGCGAGTGCTCAGACATTAATATGTTGCTGGAGCTGGTCCGACTCGGCTTCGCCAGTTCCATCGTGCCTCATACGGTACTGCAGTTATACCAAGAGCACCCCTTCCACGTATACCGCCTTCAGGATCAGCATTCAACTGTCGGCTCGGCGCTGGTCTGGCTGCAGAACCGTTATCTGTCCAAGCCTGCACAACACTTTGTGCAATTGGTACAGGGTATGCTTCCTGTGGTGTAACACAAGTAGAACAAAAAAAAAGCAGCAACTTCCCGGCTTTGAATCCGGTAAAGTTGCTGCTTTATTCTTTTGATTAAGCTTTTGCTGTGAACAACAAATCTTTTTCTTTGATCGTAGTACGACCAGCAGACTCAATGGACTCATACTGATGCATGTTTGTAATAATGACGGGTGTAATCGTTGTATAACCGGCTTTTTCGATCTGTTCCCGGTCGAACTCCATCAGGACATCACCTACAGCAACCTTCGCACCTGCTTGAACTTTAGGAGAGAAGAATTGACCTTTCAGCTTCACGGTATCAATTCCGATATGAATCAACATCTCTGCGCCTGTATCACTTACCAGACCAATAGCATGTCCGCTCTTCGATAACGAGAACACAGTACCGTTAATTGGAGAAACCACACGTCCTTCCGATGGTTGAATCGCAAATCCTTTACCCATAATCTCTTCAGAGAACGCAGGGTCCGGCACTTCGCTCAGCGGTTTAACTTCACCTGTGATTGGGCTGAAGATTTGCTCATCTTGTGCTTTTGCTTCTTCCGTTACAACAGCAGAAGTTGTTGTTGCTGCTGGTGCAGGCTCTGCTGCTGGTGCTACCGGTTGGGATTCACTTTCTTCTTGGAAGCCCAAGATATACGTAATGATTGCCGCAACGACGATGGCAATCAAACCGCCGGCCAACGCATAGAGCAATGTGCTAATTGCCGGACTGATAAATGCTGCCACACTCGGCAGACCTGCAAGTCCTGTAATAACGTACGATTTAACATTGAAGATACCCATGAATCCACCGGCAACCGCTCCCCCGATAAGGGCTGCAATAAACGGTTTTTTGAACTTCATGTTGATACCGTACATCGCTGGTTCTGTAATCCCCATGATAGCTGTAAGACCTGTGGAATAAGCAAGGGATTTAGTTTTGCCATTTCTCGATCTAAGACCTACACCAAATGCCGCGCCACCTTGAGCCAAGTTAGCTGCAAACATCAATGGAATGATAAAGTCGTAACCCAGTGTTGTCATTGAACCAACAACGATTGGCAGCAACGCATAGTGCATACCTGTAATGATTAGCAGTGACATCGTACCACCAATCAGAATACTTGCGAAGATGGACATGTTATCGAACAACCATGAAATACCACCGGACAAACCATTACCAAGAACTGTACCCAATGGACCTACTGTCATCAATGTCAGTGGAACCATAATCAACAGGGTCACTGTTGGAACAACCAAGAGTTTAAGTGAAGCATGCGTTACACGATCAACGGCTTTCTCAACATATGAAGCGATCCAAACTGCAAGAACAATTGGAATAACTGTAGAAGAATACGTTGCTGCTATGACTGTAATCCCCATGAAAGATGAATTGTGACCATCGGCCAGCAATGCTGTAATGCTCGGATGCATAATGCCCGCTGCGAGCGCTGCGGCAATATACATATTGCTACCCAATTTACGTGCAGCACTGATTGCCAGAATGATCGGCAGGAAGTAGAACGCACCGTCACCAATTGCTGACAAAATGATATAGGTTGAGCTTGTATCAGACAACCATCCAAGTGCGACAAGAATGGCCACGATCCCTTTGATCATACCTGCACCCGTAATCGCAGGCAGGATTGGTGTAAACATACCTGAGATGAAGTCGAACAGCGCACTTATTGGATTTCTTTTTTTCTTTTCTCCAGTGGAAGCACTTGATGAGGCATTTTCTGCGTTTGGTGATTTGGACATGTTGCCAACGAGTGCGTTATACACGACAGGTACATCGTTACCGATGATAACCTGGAACTGTCCACCGTTCTCCATCACGCCCATAACGCCTGGTGTATTTTTCAGCGTCGCTTTGTCCGCTTTTTGGTTGTCATTCAGGTTAAATCTGAGTCTTGTCATACAGTGAGTGACTTGATCAATATTCTCTTCGCCACCAACAAGCTTCAAAATATCCTTGGACAATTGTTGTTTATCCATTGTGTTTTGCTCCTTTTATGTGTAATGAAGGTTAAAAAAAAACCTAAACACTGAATAATGACAAAGCAGAAAAGCTTATCATTATTCAACGTTTAGGTTTTGCCCTTTTAGCAGTAACAATCCTAATTTTATTCAATTGTTTGTTCATTTCTGACAATTCGTTCAATATGAATGGTCAGATACAGTATTTCTTCCTTGGACAACACCCGATTATAGATCTTACGCGTATAGTCACTGATCCTTACTGCACATGCATGTGCTTCAGGATACTGCTTGCTCACCAAGTCATGAAGCGGATTATCTTCTTCTTTATCTTCAATCGCCGTTCCTTGCAACACACGTTGGGCAAAGAACTTCAGATGAGTTAAAAATCGATAATAACTCAACGAATCTTCATCAAGTTCAATCACAAAGCTACGTCTTACGATATTAAGAATGTCCTTAACGATATTCGTAATACTGATCGTTTCCCTCATCTCACCGTTCATCTGGGCATTAACCAGATGCATCGCAATGAATGCGCATTCGTCTTCGGGAAGCAGGACACCTAACGTTTCCTCGATAATCTGTAGCGCCTTGAGTCCAATGGCATATTCCTTCCGGTACATGCGCTTGATCTCCCAGAACAATGCGTTACGAATCTGCAATCCTTGACGATGTCGATCAATGGCAAAATGAATATGATCCGTCAGTGAAATGTAGATGCTTTCATGCAGCTTCTCACCTAACACCGTCTCGGCATAACGGATAATCTCATCCGAGCACTCGACATATTCAACCGGGATATCAGACAGAAGCGTTTTTAGTTTCTGTGATACTTCCTTACTTTCAAGCGAGAATATTTTTTCGACGAGACTCTCGTCTATCGATTCACCAGTATGCTTTTTGAAGGCAATTCCACGTCCCATAACGACCAGTTCGTTTCCTCCCGGATCAATTACAGTGACTACGTTGTTGTTCAGCACCTTCTCAATTTTCATTTCTTCACATCACCTTGCACCGTCAAAGTAGTAAAAGGCAAAACCAAAGCAGGTCACGAAATATGCCCCGCTTCTGGTTTTGCCTGATTGAACAGTAACAATCCAGTATTCATTAGCCTTAGGCCCATCTTACCATATAATTATCCATATGACAATGTTTTTGTGAAAGCGGTTAATGTGCGTTAATATGACATAAGAAGGTGCATAACAACTATGCCTGAAGAACTAGTATTTACTTATTGTTACGTTTAAGACTTGCGCCATTTGTACCAATAACTTCTTTGTACCAGTGGAATGATTTTTTCTTGTAACGATCCAATGTTCCCGAACCGTCGTTGTTGCGGTCTACATAGATGAAACCATATCGTTTCTTCATCTCTGCTGTTGAAGCACTCACCAGGTCAATACAGCCCCATGACGTATAACCCATCACTTCCACGCCATCCTCAAGAGCTTCACCCACTTGTACCAAGTGGTCATTCAAGTACTGAATACGGTAATCATCATTGACCGTTTTATTGCCATTTTCGTCGGTAATCAGCTCATCTACTGCACCCAGACCATTTTCGACAATAAACAATGGTTTTTGATAACGGTCCCAGTATTTGTTCAAGGTTACGCGCAGTCCTTGCGGATCGATCTGCCAGCCCCACTCGCTCGCTTGGAGATAAGGGTTTTGTACCCCTGCGAACAGGTTTCCTTTTCCTTCGATACGTTTCTCGGGATCACCTGTCTCACAGATACTTACATAATAACTGAACGAGATAAAGTCTACGGTATGCTTCAGAATTTCAGCATCGCCGTCTTCAAACTTGATATTGATATTATTTGCTTTGAAATAACGATTAATGTATTTCGGATAGTAACCACGTGCATGGATATCAGCAAAGATATCATTACGCTGTTCAGCATGCATCGCTGCAACCACATCATCCGGATTCGGAGTCAGCGGATACGTAGGCATGCTCAGTACCATACAGCCAATTTTGGCTTCAGGCATAATTTCATGTCCCAGTTTCACTGCTAACGCACTGGCTACCAATTCATGATGGATTGCTTGGTACAGATCCTGTTTGGACAGTTCTGCTTTTGGTGTATAGATCCCGCCGCTCATGAATGGCTCCTCCAGAATGGAGTTGATTTCATTAAACGTCAGCCAGTATTTCACTTTGCCTTTGAAGCGGTTGAACAACACCGTTACATAACGCTCGTAGAACTCGATCATTTTACGA
The window above is part of the Paenibacillus sp. 1781tsa1 genome. Proteins encoded here:
- a CDS encoding glycoside hydrolase family 1 protein, encoding MDMTTPFPKDFLWGGAVAANQLEGAYNTDGKGLSVQDVMPHGITTPRTEAPTEDNLKLIGIDFYNRYKEDVKLFAEMGFKVFRTSIAWSRIFPKGDELEPNEKGLQFYDDLFDECHKYGIEPLVTISHYETPLHLSKTYDGWVNRKMIEFYERYVTVLFNRFKGKVKYWLTFNEINSILEEPFMSGGIYTPKAELSKQDLYQAIHHELVASALAVKLGHEIMPEAKIGCMVLSMPTYPLTPNPDDVVAAMHAEQRNDIFADIHARGYYPKYINRYFKANNINIKFEDGDAEILKHTVDFISFSYYVSICETGDPEKRIEGKGNLFAGVQNPYLQASEWGWQIDPQGLRVTLNKYWDRYQKPLFIVENGLGAVDELITDENGNKTVNDDYRIQYLNDHLVQVGEALEDGVEVMGYTSWGCIDLVSASTAEMKKRYGFIYVDRNNDGSGTLDRYKKKSFHWYKEVIGTNGASLKRNNK